TTGTATAACATGAAAAAGTATTAAAGTCATAATCTTTGTCAAATGgatgaaatatataattgttttctCATAGTTTTATTGGTGTttgaagagaagaaaataagatggaaaaaatatttttttttaagaataaaaaaatgagtaaaaacataaaaaaaaaaagaacttactaTGCTGGTTTGGAATATAAacgattaaataaaaaaaagtgtgATAATAATTATGCACACATGGACGAAACACTTAAtcaatgaaattttttaatttcaaacaagactagttaaaaatataagttatataattcgataacataataaattttaaattattcaagtaataatttaaatttattaaaatgagaaatactttatataaaaataaacaaaatctttCAATAAGAATCtaaattgtgtttttctttctGTTTCAATATTTAGTGATGAACATTTTTAGATTTCTCTATGAAATATGAATGAAAAAGGTGATGTGTAGATTACCCTTTTTCGTAGGAGCACTGGAGCACAGCACGAAATCGATCCAACTATTTGTGTGGTGAATTAgttaatgaatttaaaaaatcagatattATCGTACGTTGAGTCGTTGACTAGTTTACCGCCCATACGAGGTGGCCATTAATTAATGTCAAAATTGTTTTCATCATCTCACCACTAgctatgtatgtatatatattggaTCTATATTATTGAAAGAGAAGTACtcttttgaaaatgttcttacttcattaattaaacttcctgttttttttgcttgtctttttcatttgcatttatgaaatatcctaaaatgattaaaactgtctaatttattacctgtcttttcagttacattaatgaaatatgcttaaatgaatttaaacttcatattttattgtttgtcttttttagttaccttaatgaaatatcattaaataaatttggacataatgtcatttaatcaaccaaaaaaactcataagttatccttacgtgcataattttaataatgaagatttttaaaaacgtgcatcattaaaatgttacctaaaacatgcagcactaatatataacatgcatcaataaaactagaatttgactcatataattgtacggatattattttcagctgattaaatttaaaaataatatttattcaaaaaatatttaagaatgactatgtttttaaaaattatatggtgcaatattttcaaaattcgatATCCTCTATTTCATCATTTAacactttatattttttttcgcTTCATCATTCAACGCACATTCAACTTTTACACAAtacaataattttgtttaataaaatttaacaccctattttattaattaataattattttttctatatcaaaattaaataaaaatagtctctatttatagaaaattttaaataataaatgtacttataagaaataaaaatatattattcagcTTATAATGTgaatattagtttaaaataacTAAGAAGATATAAAAATCTCAAAAATCTTTAGAAAATGACATGTATCGTCGGTGgatctcatttttttcttatttaacatattgaattttttcaacACCAAGTAATCAAGATCatcaaatttcaattttaacACTCTCGTTGTAATGATTCCACACCTCTTGAATTCTTTTCTCCAAACTGATGGAATGTTCAATGTGAATAAGCTTCGCTGCGAAATGACACGTGATATTAAAACTTCAATcataaaatttctacaatttctAGTACTATTGTGGAAaagtgaaatttttttatagattattGATTAATTTACAGCATAAAGAAATCCAAAAACATACACTTTCTTCGTGCCACAATCGATTATTTCTGCGTACATATAAGaagtaagaaagaaaaaaaattaccaaaaaaagtaagaaagaaaaaaacaaaagaacattTTGACTATGCCTTTAAATTAACCGAGTCTACATTTTTTCCCCGATTTAGATGATTCGAAGCATGTGATAATATGtccttcaaaatatttaattttatagcctttggtttttatttaaagatTGAAGTATTGAACTTAAGCCTAGCGAACTCGACCAGTTTTTCGGTATCGGGCATGACAGGCTTGACTGCTTCATGGGCGTAGAATCTGTCTGCCCAATTGAAAAGACCTGGCGTGTTCTCTGGATGTATGAACTTGACGCCTGAAAATTTCTCAAGAACCTTAAGAGGACCCAACATCGACCCGAAACCGATATCGATGAATCCTATGTTGTCTCCACCAAAGAAGCCTCTTCCTTTGCTGCATTCTTGAAACGTTTCTTCCAAAAGAGCCATACACTGCTCTAGCTTCGCTATTGCCATCTTTCTTTCCTCCTCGTCCTTTGCTACCGCCACTCCATTGATTGATGTGAAACACTATATAAAAGATCACAAAGATTGATATGCAAGTTACATTTTCAttcaatataaaacatttagaCAAGATAATATGCGATTGCACCTTATgctataacatatataaaaggaAACGTTTAGTCTCATGACTTACGTGTTCGTCAATGTAGACGTCCCAAAAACGAGCAACGGCACGATCAAAGGGATCAGAAGGAAGTATCGGAGGGCCGGAGAGCCAAGTTTCATCGACGTACATGACGATGTTGAGTGATTCACGGATTGGTTTGTTTCCATGGATGAGGATGGGGATCTGTTTATGGACGGGGTTGTAGTTTAACACGCTCTCCGAATTCAAAGTATCTTCTTCTTCGAGATACTCGTACGGTACACGCTTTAGGTTAAGTGCGATCCGAGTCCTCAGCACGAAAGGGCTAGGCCATGCTCCTAATAGCCTTACGTACTCATCATTGTTCACACCATTCATTAGACccattattattcttttttgtttctgaaaatCAGAGATTGATCAAACTCAGTTCGCTTCTCTTTTCTTTGGGATAGAAGTGAAAAGCTATGGTTTGATGAGGTTTCCTCTCTACGTTTGgcgtctatatatatatatggacgggctcatttttattttgttttcttagatTCCGGCACGTATGACGGTCAAAAAAAGCTTCGGTATGCATGTGCCTCATATTTCTTACTATAAACAAACAATacaaatacattaaataaagaaaatgggTCGGTAGGAAATTTCAAAGAGACAAGAGAGTTCAGGAAAGTGTGATGAGTCCGGTTTAGTTGCCTGATATGTACCGTTGCTAAACAGTAGGACCTACCGTAGTTGCAATTCCATGTATTCTTTATATTGGTTCTCTTTTTTCCTTGCTAATTAATTAGTTTGAAAATGCGTGTTATTTCATAGTTGGAAGAAATGTGACGTTGAGAaagcaaaattttttttggaaaatatgGTTTCATCCTTGTATACTTAGGTTTGAGGTTTTGACTTTATTATTGGTTTGACTGATATATCAGATTAACAGAAAACAGCGAAATAACTGAATTAACAAAATGACTTAACTAAATTAAATTTCCGAAaacaaaattccgacgaataATTATAGAACGCTGAGAAGTAGTTATACaaacaaatcattattttttagttagaaATTCAAAGCGCTAGCTGAATATAGTAAAATCAATTTTCAAAACATGGAAACATCAGAATTTTGAtgaatattaatgtatattacaAAACCAATCTTAATGTTACTAAATTCCTAGCGCAGCCGGGGAGACAGAAAATAAGTTTTGATGTTTGGAATACTTTCATTGTGAGAGTTTCTCAAAGTTTTAGATATGGTCATACTCTGCTAAGAAGTTGCAAGATTCAGATCTAATAGATCTTTGGTGTGGCTTGTCGAGTGTGGAATGATTAGTTGGACTATAGCTATACAAATTTCACTGCTTAATCTAATATGTATGATTTTTTGAAGTAGTTATATCCAATGTAActgtaaaaattaaatgaaaaataataataaaaaaaaattcttttatatcaattgattttcttttttgcttTGGAAAAAGAGTTTCTGTAGacatttctttattttgttgtCGTTAACCTTAAAAACCAAATAGAACATGattggtaatttttatgattgTGGATATAAAGTAAAGCTAAAAACAATATATCCCAATCGTTCACATTCTTTTCTagttttgtaactatatttatAATTGTGGTTGGTTTTGGTTGTTTAGTCTGGTTCAAAGTTTTTTGTTAGACGACTataaaaaattatcataattCTTTTCTCGCCAGACTTTGTCTCTAGTGCTTTTCGAAAATGTTATCAATCATGTCTATCtatttgat
This Brassica napus cultivar Da-Ae chromosome C6, Da-Ae, whole genome shotgun sequence DNA region includes the following protein-coding sequences:
- the LOC106347221 gene encoding glutathione S-transferase U11-like; protein product: MGLMNGVNNDEYVRLLGAWPSPFVLRTRIALNLKRVPYEYLEEEDTLNSESVLNYNPVHKQIPILIHGNKPIRESLNIVMYVDETWLSGPPILPSDPFDRAVARFWDVYIDEHCFTSINGVAVAKDEEERKMAIAKLEQCMALLEETFQECSKGRGFFGGDNIGFIDIGFGSMLGPLKVLEKFSGVKFIHPENTPGLFNWADRFYAHEAVKPVMPDTEKLVEFARLKFNTSIFK